In Deltaproteobacteria bacterium, the genomic window TACAACAAAAATGCGCGGTGAGATTGATATGCGATTAGTTGGAGAGATAAAGTTGATAGTCGGGCAACACCCGTTTTGGGGATATCGGCGGGTGCATGCATATCTGAAGCATCGCAAAAAAATCAATGTAGGTAAGAAGCGCATAAAGAGGTTGATGAAAGAGGAAGGTTTATTGGCAAGGCAGAAGAGATTTAAGCCGGAGCGGCCTTTAAGGGATAAGCCTCAAGCGGACGGACCAAATCAGTTTTGGGGCACAGACATGACTAAATTTATGGTTCCGTCATTTGGGTGGGTTTATCTTGTAATAGTGATTGATTGGTACACGAAACA contains:
- a CDS encoding IS3 family transposase — encoded protein: MVREMIKSGGPIKVACESFDVHRSSWYYKNGVPIITTTTKMRGEIDMRLVGEIKLIVGQHPFWGYRRVHAYLKHRKKINVGKKRIKRLMKEEGLLARQKRFKPERPLRDKPQADGPNQFWGTDMTKFMVPSFGWVYLVIVIDWYTK